From a single Francisella halioticida genomic region:
- the hemE gene encoding uroporphyrinogen decarboxylase, whose translation MRELFLDAFGEKKLDKPPIWIMRQAGRYLPEYRAVRLKFENFMDMCRDAEACCEVALHPLDRYDLDAAIVFSDILTIPEVMGMDLKFIKGVGPVFSDPIEFEKDLDKLKSVEESVGGLEYVYNAVKTTKSAIKVPLIGFTGSPWTLAAYMIEGSGSKQFNKLRKMMYSNSELMHTLLHKLADITVIYLLEQVKSGANSLMIFDTWGGILPLEQYKAFSLKYMECIAKRVKQSVDVPIVFFTKGGANFFGELKDKSCDGVGVDWNMTIKQARHRVGVGKVLQGNFDPAFLYGSSDSIRQTVKKHMEFIQSDRLNNYIVNLGHGIYPDIDPDNVKVMVDAIREFSV comes from the coding sequence ATGAGAGAGCTTTTTTTAGATGCATTTGGTGAAAAGAAATTAGACAAGCCTCCTATATGGATTATGCGCCAAGCAGGTAGATATTTACCTGAGTATAGAGCAGTTAGGTTAAAGTTTGAGAACTTTATGGATATGTGTCGTGATGCTGAAGCTTGTTGCGAAGTAGCGCTTCATCCATTAGATCGGTATGATCTTGATGCTGCTATCGTTTTTTCAGATATTTTAACAATTCCTGAAGTGATGGGAATGGATCTTAAGTTTATTAAAGGTGTTGGACCAGTATTTTCGGATCCTATCGAATTTGAGAAGGATCTAGATAAACTAAAATCTGTGGAAGAGAGTGTTGGAGGTTTAGAATATGTTTATAATGCTGTTAAAACTACTAAATCAGCAATAAAAGTGCCTTTGATAGGTTTTACAGGTAGTCCATGGACTTTAGCTGCGTATATGATTGAGGGTTCAGGATCAAAACAGTTTAATAAGTTACGAAAAATGATGTATTCAAATTCTGAATTAATGCATACTTTACTGCATAAATTAGCTGATATAACAGTTATATACTTACTTGAGCAGGTTAAGTCAGGAGCTAACTCTTTAATGATTTTTGATACGTGGGGGGGAATTCTACCATTGGAGCAGTATAAAGCATTTTCTTTAAAATATATGGAGTGTATTGCTAAAAGAGTTAAGCAAAGTGTAGATGTTCCAATTGTGTTTTTTACTAAAGGTGGCGCAAACTTTTTTGGTGAGTTAAAAGATAAGTCTTGTGACGGTGTAGGTGTTGACTGGAATATGACTATAAAGCAGGCCCGTCACAGAGTTGGTGTAGGCAAAGTTCTTCAAGGTAACTTTGATCCTGCTTTTCTTTATGGGAGTTCAGATAGTATTAGGCAAACAGTTAAGAAACATATGGAGTTTATTCAATCAGATAGATTAAATAACTATATTGTGAATCTCGGTCATGGTATTTATCCTGATATAGATCCTGATAATGTTAAAGTAATGGTAGATGCTATCAGAGAATTTAGTGTTTAG